One Prolixibacteraceae bacterium DNA segment encodes these proteins:
- a CDS encoding Ig-like domain-containing protein: MNTKFSYIAFLSIILTWIASSCANVGRPTGGDKDTIPPTVVEMVPNIKETNFKGDEFKVVFNEFVSLTELRQKLVVSPPQKEKPEIKTRGKLFVVTFKDTMLQNTTYTLDFKDAVEDYNEGNKLLNFRTSFSTGKTIDTLRIAGMVRDAKNLMPVDDATIFIYSDLADSAAIKERPNYIAKTNKEGVFIVDGLAAKTYKIYAVSDLNGDGKLDNHSEPYAFLPHTLTPSAKFIPEQDTMVRGLDTLLVTGTINYSPKPVLLSMSQEKVLLQTMNDYKRIDSTHFYIGFSESLDDNFKIEAINIDKPIPEWLYKETSLENDSINFWITDPEVYSKDTILISVTYTVPDSLYNPKIQTDTLELLKPKKIVPKKKRRRKIKDNKVTIPTFTWESNGSQTVDPYSRIYLETKEPVASLPKESLHLTEKIDTLDVPVPFTITKDEYSERLFYIDFKMKESGNYKLLVDSAATKNIYQALSNKLDMNIKVQKESYYGKIILDIKNIVCPTLIQLLKNDKDETVVNELTVHANGKIDFFYVKPGKYILKAIFDRNNNGVWDPGNLLNQQMPEGVVYYQEVMNIRSNWDNEKYWDLPNPLEFTKDIQDNDKKKKDVMKDLN; this comes from the coding sequence TTGAATACGAAATTTTCATATATCGCTTTTCTTTCCATTATTTTGACATGGATTGCTTCATCTTGTGCCAATGTAGGACGTCCAACAGGAGGAGACAAAGACACCATCCCACCCACAGTAGTAGAGATGGTTCCCAACATTAAGGAAACTAACTTTAAAGGAGACGAGTTCAAAGTCGTGTTTAATGAATTTGTTTCACTAACAGAACTTCGACAGAAACTAGTAGTATCACCACCACAAAAAGAGAAGCCTGAAATCAAAACTAGAGGTAAATTATTTGTCGTAACATTCAAAGATACCATGTTACAAAATACAACCTACACACTCGATTTTAAGGACGCTGTGGAGGATTATAATGAAGGAAACAAGCTATTAAATTTCAGAACTTCATTCTCAACCGGGAAAACCATTGACACGCTACGTATTGCTGGTATGGTACGTGATGCCAAAAATCTGATGCCTGTTGATGATGCAACAATCTTTATCTATTCAGATCTTGCCGATAGCGCTGCAATCAAAGAGCGCCCCAACTATATAGCAAAGACAAATAAAGAAGGGGTATTTATTGTCGATGGATTGGCTGCGAAAACATATAAGATATATGCTGTTTCAGATCTTAATGGAGATGGCAAGCTTGATAATCACAGTGAACCATATGCATTTCTTCCGCACACTCTTACTCCTTCTGCAAAGTTTATTCCTGAGCAAGACACAATGGTTAGAGGGCTAGACACTCTTTTGGTGACTGGTACGATTAATTACAGTCCCAAACCAGTGCTTCTTTCTATGTCTCAAGAGAAGGTACTATTGCAAACGATGAACGATTATAAACGAATCGATTCAACCCATTTTTACATCGGGTTCTCTGAATCTTTAGATGATAATTTTAAGATTGAGGCAATTAACATTGACAAGCCTATCCCCGAATGGCTATATAAAGAGACTAGTCTCGAAAATGATTCGATCAACTTTTGGATTACGGACCCAGAGGTATACAGCAAAGACACGATCCTTATTTCTGTGACCTATACTGTTCCTGACTCACTCTATAATCCGAAAATACAAACGGATACACTAGAGCTACTGAAACCCAAAAAGATTGTTCCGAAGAAGAAGCGAAGAAGAAAAATTAAAGATAATAAAGTTACTATTCCTACTTTCACATGGGAATCTAATGGCTCTCAAACCGTAGATCCTTACTCTAGAATATATTTGGAAACCAAAGAACCCGTAGCTTCTCTTCCTAAAGAGAGTCTTCATCTTACAGAAAAGATAGATACATTAGATGTTCCTGTGCCATTCACTATCACTAAGGATGAATATAGCGAGAGACTATTCTATATAGACTTTAAGATGAAAGAGAGTGGAAATTATAAGCTCTTAGTTGATTCTGCAGCAACTAAGAATATATACCAAGCTCTTAGTAACAAACTAGACATGAACATCAAGGTTCAGAAAGAATCCTACTATGGCAAAATCATCTTAGATATAAAGAATATTGTTTGCCCTACTTTAATTCAACTTCTTAAAAATGATAAAGACGAAACAGTAGTGAACGAACTTACTGTTCATGCAAATGGAAAAATCGACTTCTTTTATGTCAAACCAGGTAAATATATTTTAAAAGCAATCTTTGATCGAAATAACAATGGGGTATGGGATCCAGGAAATCTATTGAACCAACAAATGCCTGAAGGTGTTGTTTATTATCAAGAGGTAATGAATATCAGATCCAATTGGGATAATGAAAAATATTGGGATCTACCGAACCCTCTCGAGTTTACAAAAGACATTCAGGATAATGACAAGAAGAAAAAAGATGTTATGAAAGATCTTAATTAA
- the radA gene encoding DNA repair protein RadA: MAKIKHTFVCQSCGVTSAKWVGRCNSCGDWNTFVEEVVSSKDTKNNASISSIGHVEARPFRLSEISIKESDRLDTNNGELNRVLGGGFVPGGITLLGGEPGIGKSTLVLQVALSLNDKKVLYVSGEESLQQLKLRALRINKENENCVFLSETSMEKILFHVEKEKPDLLIIDSIQTVVTEHLETAAGSVGQIRECANLILKTVKPLQTPTLLIGHINKEGSLAGPKILEHIVDTVLQFEGDRNHLFRILRSSKNRFGSTSELGIFEMEQTGLREVINPSELLLSNHDMQLSGTSISCVQDGMRSFMIEVQALVSSAAYGTPQRSSTGFDIRRLNMLLAVLEKRAGFRLMAKDVFLNIAGGIKIQDPAMDLGVITSILSSNFDLAIDTRCCFAGEVGLTGEIRPVNRIEQRIIEADKLGFRRIYLAVSNPSKLKNIKAQIEVCNVRRIDQLVKALFAG, encoded by the coding sequence ATGGCTAAGATTAAACATACCTTTGTTTGCCAAAGTTGTGGTGTTACCTCTGCAAAATGGGTAGGACGTTGTAACTCTTGTGGTGATTGGAATACTTTCGTAGAAGAAGTTGTTTCAAGTAAGGACACCAAGAATAATGCCTCTATTTCCTCTATCGGTCATGTAGAGGCAAGACCTTTTAGGCTATCAGAAATTAGTATAAAAGAGTCTGATAGACTCGACACGAATAACGGAGAGCTAAACAGGGTTCTCGGCGGAGGTTTTGTCCCAGGAGGGATTACACTTCTTGGTGGCGAACCGGGTATCGGGAAATCAACACTTGTACTACAAGTTGCCTTGAGTCTAAACGACAAGAAAGTTCTTTATGTTTCAGGAGAGGAGAGCCTTCAACAATTAAAGCTACGCGCCTTAAGAATCAATAAAGAGAATGAAAATTGCGTCTTCTTAAGTGAGACAAGTATGGAAAAGATACTTTTTCACGTAGAAAAGGAGAAACCCGACCTTTTAATTATTGATTCCATTCAAACCGTAGTAACCGAACACCTTGAAACGGCAGCAGGAAGTGTAGGACAGATCCGAGAGTGTGCTAATCTTATTCTCAAAACAGTAAAACCTCTTCAGACCCCAACACTTCTTATCGGTCATATTAATAAAGAGGGGTCCCTTGCTGGCCCAAAGATACTAGAACATATTGTAGACACTGTTCTTCAATTCGAAGGAGATCGAAACCATCTTTTTCGTATCCTAAGAAGTTCTAAGAATCGTTTCGGTTCCACTTCTGAGCTTGGTATCTTCGAAATGGAACAGACCGGTCTTAGAGAGGTCATCAATCCTTCAGAACTTCTTCTTTCTAATCATGACATGCAACTAAGTGGCACCTCCATATCCTGTGTTCAGGATGGAATGCGTTCTTTTATGATTGAAGTACAAGCACTTGTTTCATCCGCAGCATATGGTACCCCGCAACGTTCGTCTACAGGTTTTGATATTCGCCGATTAAACATGCTTCTTGCTGTATTAGAAAAGAGAGCTGGCTTTCGTCTCATGGCAAAGGATGTCTTTTTGAATATAGCAGGGGGAATTAAAATACAAGATCCTGCAATGGATCTCGGTGTAATCACCTCGATCCTTTCCTCTAATTTTGATCTTGCAATCGACACCCGTTGTTGTTTTGCTGGAGAGGTAGGGCTTACAGGAGAAATTCGCCCTGTGAACCGAATAGAACAACGAATTATAGAAGCCGACAAATTAGGGTTTAGACGAATATATCTTGCTGTATCCAATCCATCAAAACTAAAAAACATAAAAGCTCAGATTGAGGTATGTAATGTTCGAAGAATTGACCAGCTTGTAAAAGCTCTCTTTGCTGGGTAA